In one Leptospiraceae bacterium genomic region, the following are encoded:
- a CDS encoding class I SAM-dependent methyltransferase: MKVDNSIFFGRVQKMFRHYSKRAKKQSITCFRFYDRDIPSFPLSIDFYDQKLYVCIYKHPYYTTDKQLEEFYPILYKILCESCAVNSDDIFIREREKMRDKNQYEKLNKNASIFTITENGLKFYINLSDYLDTWLFLDHRLTRAFVKEETNGKDFLNLFCYTGSFSVYAAAGNAKSTTSVDISKTYLDIAKKNMALNGFSGNNHEFIKEDVFQFLENSKSNSYDLIVLDPPTFSKSKAMKHILDIERDHPELILNCLRLLRNNGVLYFSNNSKKFRLRMELPEGVECKDYTKRSIPFDFQRKNLPHVCYRFKKS; encoded by the coding sequence ATGAAAGTGGATAATTCGATTTTTTTCGGACGTGTGCAAAAAATGTTTCGACATTATTCGAAACGAGCCAAAAAGCAGTCAATTACTTGTTTTCGTTTTTATGATAGAGACATTCCCTCATTTCCTTTGAGTATCGACTTCTACGATCAGAAACTATACGTCTGTATTTATAAGCATCCTTATTATACTACAGATAAACAATTAGAAGAATTCTATCCTATTTTATACAAAATTTTATGTGAAAGCTGTGCTGTTAATTCTGATGATATTTTTATCCGCGAAAGAGAAAAAATGAGAGATAAAAATCAATACGAAAAACTCAACAAAAACGCTTCCATATTTACCATAACCGAAAACGGACTCAAGTTTTATATCAATCTTAGCGATTATCTCGATACCTGGCTTTTTTTAGATCACCGCCTGACACGAGCCTTTGTAAAAGAAGAGACTAATGGAAAAGATTTTTTAAATCTTTTTTGTTATACCGGTTCATTTAGTGTTTATGCAGCAGCCGGAAATGCGAAAAGTACTACGTCTGTAGATATCTCAAAAACCTATTTAGATATAGCAAAGAAAAATATGGCTTTAAATGGTTTTTCCGGCAACAACCATGAATTTATAAAGGAAGATGTTTTTCAATTCTTAGAAAATTCAAAGAGCAATTCTTATGATTTAATCGTTTTAGATCCTCCTACTTTCTCAAAAAGCAAAGCGATGAAACATATACTGGATATAGAAAGGGATCATCCTGAACTTATCCTGAACTGTTTAAGATTATTACGTAATAATGGAGTTTTATACTTCTCAAATAATTCAAAAAAATTTCGTCTGCGTATGGAGCTTCCGGAAGGTGTTGAATGTAAAGATTACACAAAGCGTAGTATTCCTTTTGATTTTCAGAGAAAAAACCTACCTCATGTCTGTTATCGGTTTAAAAAGAGCTGA